CTCCGATTGTAACAAAAGAGTCTCGGGAAACAGTAGCCCCTCCTTGTCCCTTAAATATAGAACTTTGAACAGTATAAGTacaaactaaaaaaaaaatgaaaaggatcTTCAGTTATATATGATGGCAGAAACACTATTCAAATATTATGATAATCCATTCtgctttaaaaaaagactAGAAAGATATAATTGACACTACTTTACAATGAGGCTATTGCGTGTGTATGAAGCGAGCTTAAAGAGAAGACCCAAAACAACGAACGCAATAATGACAGGTGTATTATTTGGAGTTGGTGACGTTTCTGCCCAATTCCTATTCCCAACATCGAAATTAGACAAGAGTTATGATTATAAACGGACAGCTAGAGCTGTCATTTATGgttctttgattttctcCTTTATAGGTGACAAGTGGTACAAAATCTTGAATAACAATATCTATATGCGTAATAAGCCTCAGTATCACTGGTCTAATATGGTTTTACGGGTGGCTGTCGATCAGTTGGCGTTCGCACCGTTAGGTTTACCCTTTTATTTTACATGTATGTCCATCATGGAAGGTAGATCGTTTGATGTAGCtaaattgaaaattaaaGAACAATGGTGGCCCACGCTTTTGACTAATTGGGCGGTTTGGCCAGTGTTTCAAGCGGTCAACTTTTCTGTTGTTCCTTTACAACATAGGTTACTATCCGTTAATGTTGTCGCAATATTTTGGAATACTTATTTATCTtataaaaattcaaaggttACGGAAAAGCACAAGGTACCTGTTCATTATCCTCCAGTGGTTGAATAATTGGATGGAAAATCCCAATTTTAGAGTAATCGAAATTTCGACTAGCATGTTTTCGTGACCTTTCTGTTGAAACCGCACACAACCAATAGACTTTCGGCAGATAACAAAACCAAGCACACTAATGCaataaaaatttgattGACAGAAGCTAGTTAGTAATCTGTTGTCCTTCACAATTGGACCTCGTCTCAAATTAACTATTTAATTACATAGCGTACTTCTTTTATAGAGAAATTTTTAGCTTTcgtttcattattattgctattttttggtttttttggCTCATCTAAGTGAAAGCAATTCACCAAATGCAAGGCTGAAATGGCCTTTGTATTAATATCGTTGTGGCTTCTGAACCTACTTGCTTAGTgtttcgtttttttttgagatttttcaTATGCCGTTAAAAGAGGTCAAAATGTAGGCCCGAGGAACA
The nucleotide sequence above comes from Saccharomyces mikatae IFO 1815 strain IFO1815 genome assembly, chromosome: 12. Encoded proteins:
- the SYM1 gene encoding ethanol metabolism protein (similar to Saccharomyces cerevisiae SYM1 (YLR251W); ancestral locus Anc_1.384); translated protein: MRLLRVYEASLKRRPKTTNAIMTGVLFGVGDVSAQFLFPTSKLDKSYDYKRTARAVIYGSLIFSFIGDKWYKILNNNIYMRNKPQYHWSNMVLRVAVDQLAFAPLGLPFYFTCMSIMEGRSFDVAKLKIKEQWWPTLLTNWAVWPVFQAVNFSVVPLQHRLLSVNVVAIFWNTYLSYKNSKVTEKHKVPVHYPPVVE